One genomic region from Anabaena sp. PCC 7108 encodes:
- a CDS encoding PRC-barrel domain-containing protein: protein MTSEQVIRRSDILNTQVITRDNGKRLGIVSQVWIDIDQREVVALGLRDSLISISGLPRQMYLNNINQIGDVILVDNEDVIEDIEVEVLSNLMNWEVITETGEVLGKVRGFKFNGETGKIYSIVIASLGVPQIPDQFLSTYEISIDEIVSTGPSRLIVFEGAEERVNQLTVGILERLGVGKAPWERNAEEEYGYSAPRTVSPANQLPSGVPLQPPRAKLRTPEPVVREEEEWTEDYIEEERPQRRVMQARQYESIQYEEDEEDNWSEASGQDRYQEPLKAQTYKKPYTDDYDDYDDVEGDAWEDAPQPVNIPKKVKERQPEYEEEGGY from the coding sequence ATGACCTCTGAACAAGTTATTAGACGTTCCGATATATTAAACACTCAGGTAATCACCCGCGACAACGGCAAGCGGCTAGGTATCGTGAGTCAAGTCTGGATTGACATTGATCAAAGAGAGGTTGTGGCACTTGGTTTACGAGACAGCCTGATCTCTATCTCTGGACTGCCTCGCCAAATGTACCTCAATAATATCAATCAAATCGGTGATGTCATACTCGTTGATAACGAAGACGTAATCGAAGATATTGAGGTTGAAGTCCTCAGCAACTTGATGAACTGGGAAGTTATCACCGAAACTGGTGAAGTACTAGGTAAGGTGCGAGGCTTTAAATTTAATGGAGAAACGGGAAAAATTTACTCCATAGTCATAGCTTCCTTGGGAGTTCCTCAAATACCTGACCAATTTTTGAGTACCTACGAAATCTCAATAGATGAAATTGTCAGTACAGGCCCCAGTCGCTTGATTGTCTTTGAAGGTGCTGAAGAACGAGTTAACCAGTTGACAGTCGGTATCCTAGAAAGATTAGGAGTTGGTAAAGCACCTTGGGAAAGAAATGCAGAAGAAGAGTATGGCTATTCTGCACCACGTACAGTTTCACCAGCCAATCAACTACCTAGTGGAGTCCCATTACAGCCTCCTAGAGCAAAACTCCGCACTCCTGAACCAGTAGTGAGGGAAGAAGAGGAATGGACTGAAGACTATATAGAAGAAGAAAGACCACAAAGGCGGGTAATGCAAGCACGCCAATACGAATCTATTCAATATGAAGAAGATGAAGAGGATAACTGGAGTGAAGCAAGTGGTCAAGATAGATATCAAGAACCACTAAAAGCTCAAACCTACAAAAAGCCATACACCGACGATTATGACGATTATGACGATGTCGAAGGTGACGCTTGGGAAGATGCACCACAGCCAGTTAATATTCCTAAGAAGGTGAAGGAAAGACAACCAGAGTACGAAGAAGAAGGCGGATATTAA
- a CDS encoding MarR family transcriptional regulator produces MKAIIEVAKGGSAIRAARQQIKDSEIGKPVNFRLSFESAKSLFSELTPARLDLLDTLSKIEPCSIYALAKTAERNYSNVHTDVNRLEELGLIERTEEDKISVPFEAVEIFMPLTKN; encoded by the coding sequence ATGAAAGCAATTATTGAAGTAGCCAAAGGTGGTTCTGCAATCCGAGCCGCTCGTCAACAAATTAAAGACTCCGAAATTGGAAAGCCAGTAAATTTTAGACTTTCATTTGAATCTGCAAAATCACTTTTTAGCGAGCTAACGCCTGCTCGACTTGATTTGCTTGATACTTTAAGCAAAATAGAGCCATGCAGTATTTACGCGCTGGCAAAAACAGCCGAAAGAAACTATTCAAACGTACACACAGACGTAAATCGCCTGGAAGAACTGGGATTAATTGAACGGACAGAAGAAGACAAAATATCTGTACCGTTTGAAGCCGTTGAAATATTCATGCCACTAACGAAAAATTAA
- a CDS encoding type II toxin-antitoxin system Phd/YefM family antitoxin, which yields MRQVSVSEVKEDFAYIMDSAQQEPILVKEHDRNYVAIISMNDYEDLVKIKNLRLKNISADLGAEAQANGLTLELLNEILNSDA from the coding sequence ATGCGACAAGTTTCAGTTTCAGAAGTAAAGGAAGATTTTGCTTACATTATGGATAGCGCCCAACAAGAACCCATTCTTGTAAAGGAACATGATCGCAATTATGTGGCTATTATTTCGATGAATGATTATGAGGATTTGGTAAAGATTAAAAATCTTCGTTTAAAAAATATATCGGCGGATTTAGGGGCTGAAGCTCAGGCAAATGGACTAACCTTAGAACTGTTAAACGAGATACTTAACAGTGATGCTTAA
- a CDS encoding putative toxin-antitoxin system toxin component, PIN family yields MLNRYVLDANVLVSAVLSPGSTANLAYQKALETGILLISVETFAECESVIFRSKFDRYISVARRQKFLAEFRAAAELVSILELINDCRDTKDNKYLDVAINGSANVLITGDQDLLILHPYRRILPILSPSDFVRDDVY; encoded by the coding sequence ATGCTTAATCGCTATGTTTTGGACGCTAATGTCTTGGTTAGTGCTGTTTTATCTCCTGGTTCTACTGCTAATCTAGCTTACCAAAAAGCTCTTGAGACTGGCATCTTATTGATTTCAGTTGAAACTTTTGCGGAGTGCGAAAGTGTGATATTTCGTTCTAAGTTTGATCGTTACATTTCTGTAGCACGTCGTCAAAAATTTTTAGCGGAATTTAGGGCAGCCGCCGAGTTAGTCTCGATTCTTGAGTTAATTAATGATTGTCGAGATACAAAGGATAACAAATATTTAGATGTAGCAATTAATGGTTCGGCAAATGTTTTAATTACAGGTGATCAAGATTTGTTGATTCTTCATCCTTATCGGAGAATATTACCAATTTTAAGTCCGTCGGATTTTGTTAGGGATGATGTTTACTGA